atattTTAATACTTAAAGAATAGCTATTATAAGCCTGAGCTACTGATTATCTCAAGAAAACACACTATTTCCAATTAAGAAGCCCAGAAAAATAAGGATAACAACATTAGTATCTACATGAATTCTCACTTATTGCTGAGTTACTCATATTTTATAAACTTCAGGTCATTTTTCATCTCctactcctttttaaaaaaaattaaattccgtGTTCTTTTTCACAGCACTGTactgactgaaaaaaaatttgaagCCAAATCTTTATTGATAATCTAGTCATTCATAAGCTTTTCTAATAATCAAGACAcaacatctttatttttattcacattttcttgttgaaatttttttaactaaaattataaaattagccAACAATTAAACAAGACAATAAAAAATTCATTCTAAGTTAtctctttagaaaaaaatgtacaaaaaaatttatattgGTTGGAgagatttgtgtgtttgttttgtgcaAAAACTCTTTTCTATTTGAACAAGGATTTTCTCTCCAGGTGAGTTTCAGCTTAGTAATATGGAAAAagcaatttctattttatttctttaagcaaTTTTTAGCACATTGCATGTACTGGTGTTATACAAAAGTCAACACTGTTATTCACCCTAACAACTTGTTGAGGTAATACTACCAgtaatctccattttacagatgagacccAAGGCACATACAGGTTAAATACCCTGTATCCCTAATTGGGACAGCCAAAATTCCTACCCTGGCAGTGTGGTGCAGAGTTCTACTCTGTGCGTCTATCCAGCAATACAGATCATATAGATAGAGCAGTTCATCCCCTTCCTTGTCTTCCTTCCCCTCCACATATGTCCCACTGCATATACCCACTCCACTCACAGAATTGCTCCCAGAATCCCTGAAACCTACATATAATCCAGCAAAGGACACTGAAACTGAGGATGAAAAACGAGCCACTGAATGACAAAGACTAGAGTTGACAGCTTTAAATGTCTTATgagaaatcagtaaaaataaaatatgactgcCATTATTTCTCTCGAGAGGAAAGTAAATACCTGAAGGCAAGCCCATATATGTTGGAAATGAAATGAGATTTTTGAACATAAAGCAAGAAAAGGTTATTAGAGATTAGTGATCTAGCACTTAGATATTTTACAGAAACAGGACTTTTTAGCTGCTGAGATGAGCAAAGGATGCGACTCACACTAGGCATCAGCTTCTCAGTCCTATGACATTTTGTGTTTGGACAAAACTAGAAACTGTAGACTCCATGAGCCCAGGGGAACTTTCCCTCCCATCAACAGCTCCCAAAAGTACGATCAGCCCCTTATTCCATGGATTACTCCCTGCCATATGCACCAAAAACTCGTTATTCATGGATTTACTCGAGCTCGGGAAGTTCCAGAATTTCAAGGAGGAAGGAAGCTAAGTAGGATTACGACACTTTGTCCTAAATTAAACACTTAATTATTTTTGACATTGGTCATCCCCTCATCACTGCAGGGTGACATGACACAAAGGGTGATTTATTTGTGCTTGTAAAATACCAGGAACAGGGTAAATGTTCTTATGTCTAATCTGAGATGACAGATGTATATTAACAGAGTGTATTTACGCAGATGTAAAGGAAATCAAGCCACAAATATTTCTGTGTACGTAACAAATGGAAGAGCAGGACACCCCCCAGCCCCGCCTTAATTTCCCCAAGTAACATTCGTCAAGGTGCCTGTCTCCGATAAGTGCCATTTCCTCTTGCTAGGAGAATCCCGCCTCGGGACTCAGGGAAAGGGCGCCCCAGGCTCAGGGACTCGGGCGGGCGGCCCCCCTgcgcgcggggcggggcgcgccTGCTTCCGGACCCAGGCCGACCTGGAGGTCCGGGAATTTCCCTGGCCCGGGGACTGCGCCCCGCTCCGCGCCGACCCGGGATAAAAGGGCTTCTCCGGCCCCGGGAGCCACACGGCCCTCTCCGCCAGCGCCCCCGCCAGCTCCGCGCTCCAGGCACCGCCGCCCGACTCTCGAGCTGAGCCCATGGCccgcgccgcccccgccgccgccctCCGTGCTCCCCGGCTCCTCGCCGCCGCGCTGCTGCTCGTGCTCCTGGCGGCCGCCTGCCAGCGCGCAGAAGGTGACACTGGGCGCCCTGGGTCCCGAGGATGGGCGAGGGCGGGGGGCGCACCCCGGGACGGCCCCGCTGACCGAGTCTTCCCTCCCGGCAGGGGCGCCCGTGGTCACCGAACTGCGCTGCCAGTGCTTGCAGACCTCGCAGGGaattcaccccaagaacatccaGAGCGTGAAGGTGACGCCCGCGGGCCCCCACTGTGCCCAGATCGAAGTCATGTAAGTGAGGCCTGGTGGGGCTGCTGTCGCCCTCTTCACCCCCACCCTGACCCCCAGCCCGACGCCCCGCCTCACGTGGATGCCCCCTTCTCTGCAGAGTTACCCTCAAGAGTGGACAGGAAGCTTGTCTCAACCCCGAAGCCCCCATGGTTAAGAAAATCATCGATAAGATACTAAACAAGTGAGTTACGGTTTTTATTCACATGTGTGGCTAGAGTCATTGGTCACCAATACTGGCACCTGCTCCTGAAAATTTTATCCAGGAAACCCAGGGTTTAGCTGAAAGTCTgaaaatcattattatttcacagttcaaTTTGCTATTAAGATCATTAATCTGATCTGGTGCTACAAGGATGTTTCCAGTGCCCCCATGCCCACCTCAAACCCTAACCGCATTCAAATGGTGTGAGTAAATGTGTGTTCCTGAAAATCATATGGATTTGGCCAAAGATCTAAAATGGTTTCAGCCTATTAAGGAACCAACAGTAGTTACCTCAGTCCCTTACTGGATTCAGACTGAGAAGTGGAATCCCCTGTTCTGGACAACATGTGCCTCCTTGTGGTGAGGAGCCGGGACTTTGCAGTGTTCCCAGCTCCAGCTATAAGCCCAGGCTCCACTCTATTCCTGTGACCCCAGGGAAAGTGCTTCATCTCTTCGTGTCTCGTTATATGGGGAAGATAGTCGCTACTTAATGGCATTTGCTATGAAGTTTAAGTGATGTCATACATATCACAATGGGCTGAAAAAGTACATTATGTCCTGACTTTTTGAAGCTAATGAAACAGTTGTGACCACAGGCCCCTTTTGCCTAATTAAACAACACCCAGGAGCCTGGCATTTTCATTTCTGCCACCCAAAGCAGCTATGGTATAACTGCTGGGGCAGGTTACAAAGGCAGGTTTTTTAATCCTACTAATAGCAACCATTTTCTCATCACAGGGACAGCGCCAACTGAGCTAGAGAGAAGAAGGAAGCTTGTCTGGTTCTTGCTACAGCttcagtgaaagaaaaacaaacagctcCTAGGGCCATCTGGATTGTGTTTAATGTGTTTGACCATTTCCTATGAGAattctttggtttggtttgtttttttaaagtatttatttatttatttatttttcaaagcttGTTTATTAATGTTCTATCAATATTTAAAGATATGAGTATGTTTGGTAATTTGCTATACTcttaaaaagtcattttattttaaattaaagtttttCAGTCCTGATATTATTTAATTTGAAGATGAGGTGTTTTAAATGTTCTTCATACATTATGTTTTGCGTGTGGGGAGATCACACCAAACCATCCATTCATAAAGCCTAGAGTTTAATAGTGGAGGATCCAAGCAATCAGATCATGGTAAAAGTAGAGGAATGTATGCACATcttatgttttgttctgtggagAATGTCAGTTGTTATTTATTGAAACAGTTTCACAGTATGTGGTGAACATTTCTGAAGTTCTGAAGTTTATTTAGAAACTCCAGTATTTTAAATATACCTTGGACATTTTGTGTCTTCCTTGTAAGGCATAATGCCTGTTTAGTGTTAAAATTAGTCATTGTTTCTCTATGTCTGGGAATAgagaaatttaaatatgtattgatgtattttttacaACTAACATGAAAATAAAGCTTTTTGCAAAAATTTCATGCctaaattttttactttttggcCTATTGCTCCTTCTGAATACCCAAGTGATGTAAAAGTATAACAGACTGTAGATCATACCCATTTAACAGCTGCAACTAGCAGGCTCTCCTCTACTTCTCTCCTGTGAAGGCATGCCTGACACTTTTTCAAAGTCCTTGTAGGCCCCTACCTTGAGAATCTGTTTcacataaaatattcattttgtttCGGTATAACCAAACTGTTATTCATTTCCAGCTATTTAAAAGTTTTCAAatgtttatacatatttttaaaagggatCCTCATTAAAATTCTTTGTTAAATGGATTTTCAGTCAATTATACATTTGTAGTTAAGTGGTGGATTCTCCCTCAAAACTCAAATTTTGCAATGGAGAAAAAAGCGAATGGCTGAGTGCTTCTCTGTGTAAAGGTAGAATTGAGAAGGGCTGCATTGTCCAACCCTCAAGAAGAGAGAACAATCACCCAGTGTAATGTTGTTCCAGGCTTCAGAGGTATAGTGATTGTTTAAATGTTTCTGAAACTGTACATCTGAATTCAAATTGCCTCAGGATAACAGGAGTACACTTTCTTCCACAACAGAAACAGGTTGTCATCTCATGATTAGGAAAGATCTGACTCACCTGGAAAAGAACGAACTCTTAACACTGAAAAG
This sequence is a window from Manis pentadactyla isolate mManPen7 chromosome 5, mManPen7.hap1, whole genome shotgun sequence. Protein-coding genes within it:
- the LOC118933334 gene encoding growth-regulated protein homolog beta-like, coding for MARAAPAAALRAPRLLAAALLLVLLAAACQRAEGAPVVTELRCQCLQTSQGIHPKNIQSVKVTPAGPHCAQIEVIVTLKSGQEACLNPEAPMVKKIIDKILNKDSAN